The following coding sequences lie in one bacterium genomic window:
- a CDS encoding CBS domain-containing protein: MEMPHVPTAREMMTRKLVTLRPDLPAVEAAAVLLKHGISGAPVVDEEGHLLGLLSEYDCLRAVASADFEMDSHDAIESVSELMSEDCVTIGPDLELFAVAHEFVVRRMRRFPVIEDGKLIGQVSRRDALKAAVALRKKIAGSHHQYPDYPEGRNPIRNYPSR, translated from the coding sequence ATGGAGATGCCCCACGTTCCCACAGCCAGGGAAATGATGACCCGGAAGCTCGTGACATTGCGCCCCGATCTACCGGCGGTGGAAGCTGCCGCCGTGCTGCTCAAACACGGCATCTCGGGGGCTCCAGTCGTCGATGAAGAGGGCCACTTGCTGGGCCTCCTCTCCGAGTACGATTGCCTCCGCGCGGTCGCTTCGGCGGATTTCGAGATGGACTCCCACGACGCGATCGAGTCCGTGAGCGAGCTGATGAGCGAAGACTGCGTGACCATCGGCCCCGACTTGGAGCTCTTCGCCGTGGCACACGAGTTCGTCGTCCGCAGAATGCGACGCTTCCCGGTCATCGAGGACGGAAAGCTCATCGGCCAGGTCAGCCGCCGCGACGCCTTGAAGGCCGCCGTGGCCCTGCGCAAGAAGATCGCCGGCTCCCACCACCAGTACCCGGACTACCCCGAAGGCCGAAACCCCATCCGGAACTACCCCAGCCGCTAG
- a CDS encoding Na(+)-translocating NADH-quinone reductase subunit A: MHRIRRGLDLPISGEPEQAIHTGPEIGRVAVMGDDTPGVRARLAVAEGDTVKRGQLLFEDRLRPGIRYTAPGAGRVQAIFRGARRVLRSVVIELSPSERAGQPNAEELQPFSSWKGGDPTTWSGDDVRALLLETGLWRALRGRPFSKIPEPDSSPRAIFVTAIDTNPLAASPGTVCGEDMAAFQLGLRLIDKLCDAPTYLCVGPDSSVRGGVDSPVQVEVFDGPHPAGTPGLHMHLLAPVSRARTSWHIGYQDLIALGRLAETGTLPVERIVSLAGPPVPNPRLLRTRLGANLDELTAGEIDESEGEVRLISGSVISGKKAMGAEFGYLGRYHLQVSALRRGSRQFLGWIDPGFGKFSILPVFFSRLLPGTKFDMTTDTNGSYRPVFPLGTYEKVMPLDIIPTYLLRSLMVGDIEQAELLGALELDEEDLALCTFVCPGKTDFGPILRKNLDRIEKEG, from the coding sequence GTGCACCGGATCAGGAGGGGTCTGGATCTGCCGATCTCGGGTGAACCCGAGCAGGCAATCCACACCGGGCCGGAGATCGGCCGCGTGGCCGTGATGGGCGATGACACGCCAGGAGTGCGCGCACGCCTGGCCGTGGCCGAGGGAGATACGGTCAAACGCGGCCAGCTCCTGTTCGAGGATCGCCTGCGCCCCGGCATTCGTTACACCGCGCCTGGAGCGGGGAGGGTCCAGGCGATCTTTCGGGGCGCCCGCCGGGTGCTGCGATCGGTCGTGATCGAGCTTTCCCCGAGCGAGCGCGCTGGCCAGCCCAATGCCGAGGAGCTCCAGCCGTTCAGCAGCTGGAAAGGCGGCGATCCCACCACCTGGAGTGGCGACGACGTTCGCGCGCTGTTGCTCGAAACCGGGTTGTGGAGAGCGTTGCGCGGCCGCCCCTTCAGCAAGATTCCGGAGCCGGATAGCTCGCCTCGAGCGATCTTCGTGACGGCCATCGATACGAATCCGCTCGCAGCTTCGCCCGGCACGGTCTGTGGTGAAGACATGGCTGCCTTTCAGCTTGGTCTGAGGCTGATCGACAAGCTCTGCGACGCTCCGACCTACCTATGTGTCGGCCCCGACTCGTCCGTGCGAGGCGGAGTCGATTCGCCGGTCCAGGTCGAGGTCTTCGATGGCCCGCACCCGGCCGGCACGCCGGGCCTGCACATGCATCTGCTGGCGCCCGTATCCCGCGCACGCACCTCCTGGCATATCGGCTACCAGGATCTCATCGCTCTCGGCCGGCTGGCCGAAACCGGAACGCTGCCGGTGGAGCGAATCGTTTCGCTCGCCGGTCCGCCGGTCCCCAATCCGCGGCTCCTGCGCACCCGCCTCGGAGCGAACCTCGACGAGCTCACGGCTGGCGAGATCGACGAATCCGAGGGCGAGGTTCGCTTGATCTCCGGTTCCGTCATCTCCGGCAAGAAGGCCATGGGAGCGGAGTTCGGATACCTGGGCCGCTACCACTTGCAGGTGAGCGCCCTGCGCCGCGGGAGCCGTCAGTTCCTGGGCTGGATCGATCCCGGCTTCGGCAAGTTCTCGATCCTGCCGGTCTTCTTCTCCCGCCTCCTGCCCGGCACGAAATTCGATATGACGACGGATACGAACGGCTCCTACCGGCCGGTCTTCCCCCTCGGCACCTACGAGAAGGTCATGCCGTTGGACATCATCCCGACCTACCTGCTGCGTTCGCTCATGGTCGGCGATATCGAGCAGGCCGAATTGCTCGGAGCGCTCGAACTCGATGAGGAGGATCTCGCGCTCTGCACCTTCGTCTGCCCGGGCAAGACGGATTTCGGGCCCATCCTGCGCAAGAACCTCGACCGCATCGAGAAGGAGGGCTGA